Genomic window (Lewinellaceae bacterium):
CATTTCTCTGGAAACTCCGGATCTTAGAGAAAAGGTACAGCTAAACCCAAGGGAGTTGTTCGTCAAGTCCGGCCATAAGATGGTCATTGACGAAGTACAGCGGGTGCCGGAGCTATTGTCCTATATCCAAACCATCGTGGATGATGACCGGGAAGCCTGTTTCATTCTATCCGGCTCTCACAACCTGCTCATGCTGGAAAACATCAGCCAGTCACTGGCGGGGCGGACTGCAATATTCTACCTGCTCCCCTTCTCTCTTTCCGAATTGGGCCGGGAAGGGCAAAAAGCTTATGAAGAATGGATCTTCAACGGTTTCTACCCCCGGATCTACGACCGGGATATTCCACCCGGCCGTTTTTATCCGGATTATCTGGAAACTTATGTGCAGCGGGACGTCCGGCAGATAAAAAATATCGGCAACCTCAACCTTTTTCAACGCTTTTTAGGAATTTGCGCCGGATATATCGGCCAAACGGTGAATTACAGCAATATGGCGAACAGTATTGGCGTAAGCGTCAATACCGTGATAAACTGGTTGTCTGTCCTGGAAACCTCTTTCATTGTTTACCAGCTCAACCCTTATTACCGGAACTTTAACAAACGCATCACCAAAGCGACAAAGTTATATTTCTATGATACTGGATTAGCTTGCTCCCTGCTGAGAATAAAATCCATAGAATCCCTGGATAATTACTTCCAAAAAGGGGCTCTTTTTGAGAATTTCATCATCAATGAGATTTGCAAGCACTATTTCAACCAAGGAGAACGGCCTCCCATTTACTACTGGCGCGACCACAAGGGCCACGAGATTGACTTGCTCATCGACCAAGGCAGCCAAATGCTGCCCATTGAAATCAAGGCCGGGCGCACTTTCTCTTCCTCTTTTTTCAAAAACCTGAACTGGTGGCGCCAAATTGCTGATATTCCAATCCGGAAAAGCATTGTCATCTACGGAGGAGATGATGACTGGGAATTGGAAAACGGCACACTAATGAGTTGGCGGCAACTGGATCAACTACCGGTTTGAGAAAAATCCGTATTTTCGCACGAAAAATAAAACCAATGCAAAGAATAGGAACGTTAATCATCGCGCTTTTTGGTTTCCTGACCCTGCTTCCCGCCCAGCAAATGACGGAAGACCCGCTGCTGGATCTCAGAGTAGA
Coding sequences:
- a CDS encoding ATP-binding protein; amino-acid sequence: MIDRHITPAITSLLGKYQALTITGPRQGGKTTLLKSLFPDWPYISLETPDLREKVQLNPRELFVKSGHKMVIDEVQRVPELLSYIQTIVDDDREACFILSGSHNLLMLENISQSLAGRTAIFYLLPFSLSELGREGQKAYEEWIFNGFYPRIYDRDIPPGRFYPDYLETYVQRDVRQIKNIGNLNLFQRFLGICAGYIGQTVNYSNMANSIGVSVNTVINWLSVLETSFIVYQLNPYYRNFNKRITKATKLYFYDTGLACSLLRIKSIESLDNYFQKGALFENFIINEICKHYFNQGERPPIYYWRDHKGHEIDLLIDQGSQMLPIEIKAGRTFSSSFFKNLNWWRQIADIPIRKSIVIYGGDDDWELENGTLMSWRQLDQLPV